In Desulfovibrio sp. UIB00, the following are encoded in one genomic region:
- a CDS encoding MdtB/MuxB family multidrug efflux RND transporter permease subunit, translated as MNLSRIFILRPIATSLLMVALFLSGLLGYRYLPVAALPQIDYPTIQVQTLYPGASPDVMASVITAPLERQFGLMPGLVQMSSLSSAGASVVTLQFDLTLALDVAEQEVQAAINAANNLLPSDLPSPPIYNKVNPADPPVITLAVTSDAMPLTRLEDLVDTRMAQKISQLPGVGLVTLSGGQRPAVRVQVNPKALANAGLTLADVRTAISKANVNNAKGSFDGPERASTIDANDQLASADAYAEAIIGYKDGGPLRLRDVAEVVEGAENARLAAYVAGEGMSFRPAIVLSVQRQPGANVIDVADRVLRLLPVLKQTLPGNVDVRVVTDRTTTIRATVHDVQLELLLAVALVIWVIWLFLRNARATIIPALAVPLSLVGTLGVMHLAGYSLNNLTLMALVIATGFVVDDAIVVIENISRYLEQGQKPVQAALTGAGQIGFTIISLTISLVAVLIPLLFMGDVVGRLFREFAVTLAVTILISAVISLTLTPMLCAIMLRPEQHDGAHAQQGDGSFFTRLLAWYEEKLDWVLQHQSLTLAVAVGTLVLTVLLYIGVPKGFFPVQDTGVIQGMAEAPQDTSFEAMAGRQRQLADLILQDPAVESVVFFVGVDGVNQSMGTSRLSVELKPLEDRDARAPAIARRIMEKSTALPGMTLYLQPVQDLTIEDRISRTQYQFSIEALDRDQLDQWLPRIVNALSQRPELEMVTSDYQNPGRMAWLNINRDAAGRLGISMSTIDNALYDALGQRLISTIFTQTNQYKVVLETAPRFRMGPQSIENIYVSGGDGKPVPLTSLATLEERPVRLSIARQGQFPVATISFNVARGSSLGAAVKAVEETEKELKLPTALRTQLQGAAKAFTTSTNNQVWLILAAIITMYIVLGVLYESYVHPVTILSTLPSAGVGALLALILADMDLGVVGIIGIILLIGIVKKNAIMMIDFALDAERNEGKEPLAAIRQACLLRLRPILMTTMAALLGALPLMVGWGMGAELRRPLGVTMVGGLIFSQALTLFTTPVIYLWFDRVSRRFKGHVADSGAGQDGAAARSDPPQEARP; from the coding sequence ATGAACCTATCGCGCATATTTATTTTACGGCCCATCGCCACCTCGCTGCTCATGGTGGCCCTGTTTCTTTCAGGGCTGCTGGGTTACCGCTATTTGCCCGTGGCGGCCCTGCCGCAGATAGACTACCCGACCATTCAGGTGCAGACGCTCTATCCCGGCGCGTCCCCCGATGTTATGGCCTCTGTCATAACGGCTCCCCTTGAGCGCCAGTTTGGCCTCATGCCCGGCCTTGTGCAGATGAGTTCCCTTTCCTCCGCCGGGGCCTCGGTGGTGACTCTGCAATTCGACCTCACGCTGGCCCTGGATGTGGCCGAGCAGGAAGTGCAGGCGGCCATCAACGCTGCAAACAATTTGCTGCCCAGCGACCTGCCTTCGCCGCCCATTTACAACAAGGTCAACCCGGCAGACCCCCCGGTTATCACCCTTGCCGTCACCAGCGACGCCATGCCTCTTACCCGGTTGGAAGACCTGGTCGACACACGCATGGCCCAGAAAATTTCCCAGTTGCCCGGCGTGGGCCTTGTGACGCTTTCGGGCGGGCAGCGCCCCGCAGTGCGGGTGCAGGTGAACCCCAAGGCGCTGGCCAATGCGGGCCTTACCCTGGCGGATGTGCGCACGGCCATTTCCAAGGCCAATGTCAACAACGCCAAGGGCAGCTTTGACGGCCCAGAACGGGCCAGCACCATTGACGCCAACGATCAGCTCGCTTCTGCCGATGCCTATGCCGAAGCCATAATCGGCTACAAGGACGGCGGCCCTTTGCGCCTGCGCGATGTGGCAGAAGTGGTGGAGGGTGCCGAGAACGCCCGCCTCGCGGCCTATGTGGCAGGGGAGGGCATGAGCTTTCGGCCTGCCATCGTGCTCTCGGTGCAGCGCCAGCCAGGAGCCAACGTCATAGACGTTGCGGACAGGGTTTTGCGGCTTCTGCCCGTGCTCAAACAGACCTTGCCCGGCAATGTGGACGTGCGGGTGGTTACAGACCGCACAACCACCATCCGCGCCACGGTGCACGATGTGCAGCTTGAGCTGCTGCTGGCTGTGGCGCTGGTGATCTGGGTCATCTGGCTGTTTTTGCGCAATGCCAGAGCCACCATTATTCCCGCTCTGGCCGTGCCGCTTTCTCTGGTGGGCACCCTTGGCGTCATGCATCTTGCCGGGTACTCGCTGAACAATCTCACGCTCATGGCTCTGGTTATCGCCACCGGCTTTGTGGTAGACGATGCCATTGTGGTGATCGAAAATATCTCGCGCTATCTGGAGCAGGGGCAAAAACCCGTGCAAGCCGCCCTGACCGGGGCAGGGCAGATAGGCTTTACCATTATTTCGCTGACCATTTCCTTGGTGGCGGTGCTTATTCCCCTGCTGTTCATGGGGGATGTGGTGGGGCGGCTGTTCCGCGAATTTGCGGTAACGCTGGCCGTGACCATTCTTATTTCTGCGGTTATTTCGCTCACGCTCACGCCCATGCTCTGCGCCATCATGCTGCGGCCCGAGCAGCATGATGGAGCCCATGCACAGCAGGGAGACGGCAGTTTTTTTACTCGTCTGCTGGCCTGGTATGAAGAAAAACTCGACTGGGTACTGCAACACCAGAGCCTGACTCTGGCGGTGGCGGTGGGAACCCTGGTGCTCACGGTTCTGCTGTACATTGGCGTACCCAAGGGTTTTTTCCCCGTACAGGATACGGGCGTCATCCAGGGGATGGCCGAAGCGCCGCAGGATACGTCCTTTGAGGCCATGGCCGGGCGGCAACGCCAGCTGGCCGACCTCATACTGCAAGATCCTGCGGTTGAGAGCGTGGTGTTTTTTGTGGGCGTGGACGGCGTCAACCAGAGCATGGGGACTTCGCGTCTTTCGGTGGAACTTAAGCCCCTGGAAGACCGCGATGCCCGCGCGCCTGCCATTGCGCGCCGCATTATGGAAAAATCCACCGCTCTGCCGGGCATGACCCTGTATTTGCAGCCCGTGCAGGACCTGACCATAGAAGACCGCATTTCGCGCACCCAGTACCAGTTTTCGATAGAAGCGCTGGACAGGGATCAGCTGGATCAGTGGCTGCCGCGTATTGTGAACGCCCTTTCCCAGCGTCCAGAGCTAGAAATGGTCACCAGCGACTATCAGAATCCGGGCCGCATGGCATGGCTGAACATTAACCGGGACGCCGCCGGCCGCCTTGGTATAAGCATGTCGACCATTGACAACGCCCTGTACGATGCCCTTGGGCAGCGGCTTATTTCAACCATTTTTACGCAAACCAACCAGTACAAGGTGGTGCTTGAAACTGCCCCCCGTTTCCGTATGGGGCCGCAGTCCATTGAAAACATCTATGTTTCGGGCGGCGATGGCAAACCCGTACCGCTCACAAGCCTGGCAACGCTTGAGGAACGCCCCGTGCGGCTTTCCATTGCGCGTCAGGGGCAGTTCCCGGTGGCGACCATTTCTTTCAACGTGGCGCGTGGCTCTTCGCTGGGTGCGGCGGTCAAGGCCGTGGAAGAAACCGAAAAAGAATTGAAACTGCCCACGGCCCTGCGCACCCAGTTGCAGGGCGCGGCCAAGGCCTTCACCACGTCTACAAACAATCAGGTCTGGCTTATTCTGGCAGCCATCATCACCATGTATATTGTGCTGGGCGTGCTGTACGAAAGTTACGTCCACCCCGTCACCATTCTTTCCACCCTGCCGTCTGCTGGCGTGGGGGCTTTGCTGGCCCTGATACTGGCAGATATGGATCTTGGCGTGGTGGGCATTATCGGCATCATTCTGCTTATCGGCATTGTCAAGAAAAACGCCATCATGATGATCGACTTTGCCCTGGATGCGGAACGCAACGAAGGCAAGGAGCCGCTGGCCGCCATTCGGCAAGCCTGCCTGCTGCGTCTGCGGCCCATCCTCATGACCACAATGGCGGCCCTGCTGGGCGCATTGCCCCTTATGGTCGGCTGGGGCATGGGCGCGGAACTGCGGCGTCCTCTGGGCGTGACCATGGTGGGCGGGCTTATTTTCAGCCAGGCGCTCACCCTGTTCACAACGCCTGTCATCTATCTGTGGTTTGACCGCGTGAGCCGTCGCTTCAAGGGCCATGTGGCAGACAGCGGAGCCGGACAGGACGGAGCCGCAGCCCGGAGCGATCCCCCGCAAGAGGCACGGCCATGA
- a CDS encoding MdtA/MuxA family multidrug efflux RND transporter periplasmic adaptor subunit, producing the protein MPGLQSRQSMASAFGLFSGKRRWVLLLLLAVVALLCWRLFFSGNQARRGMGMDTPPVRVAAALAQDVPHFLNGLGTVLPSSDVLVTSRVDGQLQRLHFKEGQRVKAGDLLAEIDPRPFQASLDQARGTLAKDQAQLDNARKDLARYAKLAQGNFIATQQFETQRALVRQYEGTVEADKAAVDSAALQLSYSRITAPTSGRLGLRNVDEGNMIKASDTSGIVRITEVSPCDVVFTLPESQVPLVVQALRAHEDDVDRRPLPVQAWDREQKRLLDVGGLLSLDNQIDLSTGTVKLKARFPNTEGALYPNQFVNARLQVRVLKNAVTVPTSAVQLGSRGAYVYVAAKNGKGQDAVTVRTVTPGIATDALTVIDKGLEPGEQVVVDGLDRLRDGIEVKITASAETPKAQPAE; encoded by the coding sequence ATGCCCGGTCTCCAATCTCGGCAGAGCATGGCCTCTGCTTTTGGCTTGTTTTCTGGCAAGCGCCGGTGGGTGCTGCTTTTGCTGCTGGCAGTGGTGGCGCTGCTGTGCTGGCGTTTATTTTTCAGCGGCAATCAGGCGCGCCGTGGCATGGGCATGGATACGCCGCCCGTGCGCGTTGCCGCCGCCCTGGCTCAGGATGTTCCCCATTTCCTCAATGGCCTGGGTACGGTGCTGCCCTCAAGCGACGTGCTCGTGACCAGCCGTGTGGACGGCCAGTTGCAGCGCCTGCATTTCAAGGAAGGGCAGCGGGTCAAGGCTGGCGACTTGCTGGCGGAGATAGACCCCAGACCTTTTCAGGCCTCGCTGGATCAGGCGCGCGGGACTCTTGCCAAGGATCAGGCCCAGCTGGACAATGCCCGCAAGGATCTGGCGCGCTATGCCAAGCTTGCGCAGGGCAACTTTATTGCGACACAGCAGTTTGAAACCCAGCGCGCCCTTGTGCGCCAGTATGAGGGCACGGTGGAGGCCGACAAGGCCGCCGTGGATTCCGCAGCGCTCCAGCTGAGCTACAGTCGCATCACGGCCCCCACGTCGGGCCGTCTGGGCCTGCGCAATGTAGACGAAGGCAACATGATAAAAGCCTCTGACACCTCCGGCATTGTACGCATCACCGAGGTCAGCCCCTGTGATGTTGTGTTCACCCTGCCGGAAAGTCAGGTGCCCTTGGTCGTGCAGGCCCTGCGCGCCCACGAAGATGATGTTGACCGCCGTCCCTTGCCAGTACAGGCCTGGGACAGGGAGCAGAAACGCCTGCTTGACGTGGGCGGGTTGCTTTCTCTGGACAACCAGATTGATCTTTCCACCGGCACGGTAAAGCTCAAGGCGCGTTTTCCCAATACTGAAGGGGCCTTGTACCCCAACCAGTTCGTCAACGCCCGTTTGCAGGTGCGCGTTCTTAAAAATGCCGTCACAGTCCCCACTTCAGCGGTGCAGCTGGGGTCGCGCGGGGCTTACGTCTATGTGGCGGCCAAGAACGGCAAGGGGCAGGATGCCGTAACGGTGCGGACCGTAACCCCCGGCATTGCCACAGACGCCCTGACAGTTATCGATAAGGGCCTTGAACCGGGCGAACAGGTGGTGGTGGACGGTCTTGACCGTCTGCGGGACGGCATTGAAGTGAAAATTACGGCCTCCGCAGAAACACCCAAGGCACAGCCTGCGGAATAG